In a genomic window of Drosophila takahashii strain IR98-3 E-12201 chromosome 3L, DtakHiC1v2, whole genome shotgun sequence:
- the ImpL2 gene encoding neural/ectodermal development factor IMP-L2 gives MQKMNLHVCALALLLFGSIATVRGRAVEMVDDSNDVDNSIEAEEEKPRNRAFDADWLKFTKTPPTKLQQADGATIEIVCEMMGSQVPKIQWVVGHLPRSELDDLDSNQVAEEAPSAIVRVRSSHIIDHVLSEARTYTCVGRSGSKTIFASTVVHPPRSSRLTPEKTYPGAQKPRIIYTEKTHLDLMGSSIQLPCRVHARPRAEITWMNNENEKIVQGERHRLLPNGDLLISAIKWEDMGNYKCIARNAVGKDTADTFVYPVLKDED, from the exons AAAATGAATTTACATGTGTGCGCCTTAGCGCTGCTGCTGTTCGGCAGTATCGCCACTGTCCGCGGAAGAGCCGTGGAAATGGTAGACGACAGCAACGATGTGGACAACTCCatcgaggcggaggaggagaagcCCCGCAACCGAGCCTTCGACGCCGACTGGCTCAAGTTCACCAAGACGCCGCCGACGAAGCTGCAGCAGGCTGATGGGGCCACCATCGAGATCGTTTGCGAGATGATGGGCTCCCAGGTGCCCAAGAtccagtgggtggtgggccACCTGCCGCGCTCGGAGCTCGACGATCTGGACTCCAACCAGGTGGCCGAGGAGGCACCCAGTGCCATTGTCCGCGTCCGTTCCTCGCACATCATCGATCATGTGCTCAGCGAGGCGCGCACCTACACTTGCGTGGGACGCAGTGGCTCCAAGACGATCTTCGCGAGCACTGTGGTCCATCCACCGCGATCATCGCGCCTGACGCCCGAGAAGACCTATCCGGGTGCCCAGAAGCCGCGCATCATCTACACCGAGAAGACGCATTTGGACCTCATGGGCTCCAGCATTCAGCTGCCCTGCAGGGTGCACGCTCGTCCGCGGGCCGAGATCACCTGGATGAACAACGAGAACGAGAAGATCGTCCAGGGCGAGCGCCACCGGCTCCTGCCCAACGGGGATCTCCTGATCTCCGCGATCAAGTGGGAGGACATGGGCAACTACAAGTGCATAGCCCGGAATGCAGTCGGCAAAGACACCGCCGACACCTTCGTGTATCCCGTACTT AAGGATGAAGACTAA